Proteins from a genomic interval of Capsicum annuum cultivar UCD-10X-F1 chromosome 4, UCD10Xv1.1, whole genome shotgun sequence:
- the LOC107854476 gene encoding dual specificity protein phosphatase 8-like, whose product MGRRSGGGGFGGGGFGRSSGGKGSWSPWSRSRSSSAVPSTDNKKSSSPAADKPLKNPPKPAAPAPTPAPVQSQPAAGGLGSAFADGMAFGSDNAVGHRVTDAVLGCVRPAGF is encoded by the exons ATGGGTCGCCgaagtggtggtggtggttttggtggCGGTGGTTTTGGTCGGAGCTCTGGTGGCAAAG GAAGTTGGTCGCCATGGTCAAGATCGCGCTCATCATCTGCTGTTCCTTCTACCGATAACAAAAAATCTTCTAGTCCTGCTGCTGACAAGCCACTGAAGAACCCGCCGAAGCCTG CTGCTCCGGCTCCTACTCCAGCCCCTGTACAGAGTCAACCTGCAGCAGGAGGTCTAGGTTCCGCGTTTGCTGACG GAATGGCCTTTGGTAGTGATAATGCAGTTGGCCATAGGGTAACAGATGCTGTGTTGGGCTGTGTTAGGCCCGCGGGTTTTTAG
- the LOC107867346 gene encoding protein CLT2, chloroplastic isoform X4 — translation MESHSLSSSLTIRAKSLTQPLPPRRSFNVQANPNKYLSVFPSPIMPVLTYSRRPLQIHRRNASFTRRRNSNSSWKFYARVVGGDSGRISDVTRELIVLNSALTLVLGVANRVLYKLALVPMKEYPFFLAQVTTFGYLAIYLSILYARYRAGIVTKEMVAYPKSRFLLIGLLEALGVVCGMYAGAVLPGPAIPILSQTFLVWQLTLSVFILGRTYSLNQIAGCLLVAAGVVLAVTSGSDSNQMLTGIAFVWPVLMVASSAFQAAASVIKEFVFIDAASRLKGKVLDIFVVNSFGSGFQALFVLLFLPFLSNLKGIPFSELPSFLKSGAGCFFNIGNTVSGCDGAPLLPLLYIFTNIAFNISILNLMKISSAVVSSLVVMSSVPLSMYLLSMPLPYLPEGSSLSPFFLLGSAVLLVGLILYNIPRTQTRDTEL, via the exons ATGGAGTCTCACTCTCTATCTTCTTCTCTAACCATTCGCGCCAAATCCCTAACCCAACCTCTTCCTCCTCGTCGCTCCTTCAATGTACAAGCAAACCCTAATAAATACCTCTCCGTATTCCCTTCTCCTATAATGCCTGTTCTCACATATTCACGCCGGCCACTCCAAATCCACCGTAGAAATGCATCGTTTACGCGGCGTCGGAATTCGAATTCGAGCTGGAAATTCTATGCGCGTGTTGTCGGAGGTGACTCTGGAAGAATATCGGATGTGACTAGAGAGTTAATTGTTCTGAATTCTGCTTTGACTTTGGTGCTTGGAGTTGCGAATCGAGTGCTTTACAAACTTGCGCTTGTTCCGATGAAGGAGTATCCGTTTTTTCTAGCTCAGGTTACCACTTTCGG GTACTTGGCTATTTATTTATCCATATTGTATGCGAGATATCGTGCTGGTATTGTAACAAAGGAGATGGTGGCCTATCCAAAATCACGGTTTTTGCTCATTGGTTTGCTCGAAGCCCTTGGGGTCGTATGTGGAATGTATGCTGGAG CCGTGCTTCCTGGACCAGCCATACCAATACTTAGTCAG ACTTTCTTGGTGTGGCAGTTGACTCTCTCTGTGTTCATTCTTGGACGAACCTACTCTTTGAATCAAATTGCCGGGTGCTTATTGGTTGCTGCTGGAGTGGTACTAGCCGTAACAAG TGGATCAGATTCCAACCAGATGCTGACAGGAATTGCATTTGTTTGGCCAGTATTGATGGTAGCTTCAAGCGCATTCCAAGCCGCTGCATCTGTTATTAAG GAGTTCGTTTTCATCGATGCTGCTAGCCGACTCAAG GGAAAGGTGCTTGATATCTTTGTTGTCAATTCTTTTGGATCTGGATTCCAG GCTCTTTTTGTTCTCCTTTTTCTGCCTTTTCTTTCAAACTTGAAGGGCATACCTTTTTCCGAGCTCCCTTCATTTCTTAAGAGCGGTGCTGGTTGTTTCTTCAACATAGGGAACACTGTTTCAG GTTGTGATGGAGCGCCATTGCTACCCCTTCTTTACATATTTACGAATATTGCTTTCAACATATCAATTCTCAATCTTATGAAGATTTCGTCAGCTGTAGTTTCATCCCTTGTTGTGATGTCATCAG TGCCTTTATCGATGTATCTTCTCTCCATGCCACTGCCATATCTCCCGGAAGGGTCAAGTTTGAGCCCTTTTTTCCTTCTCGGCAGTGCTGTCCTTCTCGTTGGTCTTATCCTGTATAACATTCCACGAACTCAGACGCGGGACACAGAATTGTGA
- the LOC107867346 gene encoding uncharacterized protein LOC107867346 isoform X1, producing the protein MESHSLSSSLTIRAKSLTQPLPPRRSFNVQANPNKYLSVFPSPIMPVLTYSRRPLQIHRRNASFTRRRNSNSSWKFYARVVGGDSGRISDVTRELIVLNSALTLVLGVANRVLYKLALVPMKEYPFFLAQVTTFGNASFTRRRNLNSSRKFYVRAVGGDSGRISDVTTELIVLNSALTLVLGVANQVLYKLALVPMKEYPFFLAQVTTFGYLAIYLSILYARYRAGIVTKEMVAYPKSRFLLIGLLEALGVVCGMYAGAVLPGPAIPILSQTFLVWQLTLSVFILGRTYSLNQIAGCLLVAAGVVLAVTSGSDSNQMLTGIAFVWPVLMVASSAFQAAASVIKEFVFIDAASRLKGKVLDIFVVNSFGSGFQLCRAHPRQFYRSREEMFTRLQYNMQNLFLILIGPEMFFMDLQATQTLYALLFSVFAVAEVIAGSIVVVRMTLHTVDNGYSIAIYVFTFMLHTPSVPFYLTPILRIVFSNYFSNFLKSREIFCIFTFLPLVLNNNIH; encoded by the exons ATGGAGTCTCACTCTCTATCTTCTTCTCTAACCATTCGCGCCAAATCCCTAACCCAACCTCTTCCTCCTCGTCGCTCCTTCAATGTACAAGCAAACCCTAATAAATACCTCTCCGTATTCCCTTCTCCTATAATGCCTGTTCTCACATATTCACGCCGGCCACTCCAAATCCACCGTAGAAATGCATCGTTTACGCGGCGTCGGAATTCGAATTCGAGCTGGAAATTCTATGCGCGTGTTGTCGGAGGTGACTCTGGAAGAATATCGGATGTGACTAGAGAGTTAATTGTTCTGAATTCTGCTTTGACTTTGGTGCTTGGAGTTGCGAATCGAGTGCTTTACAAACTTGCGCTTGTTCCGATGAAGGAGTATCCGTTTTTTCTAGCTCAGGTTACCACTTTCGG AAATGCCTCGTTTACTCGGCGTCGGAATTTGAATTCGAGCCGGAAATTCTATGTGCGTGCTGTCGGAGGTGATTCTGGAAGAATATCAGATGTGACTACAGAGTTAATTGTTCTGAATTCTGCTTTGACTTTGGTACTTGGTGTTGCAAATCAAGTGCTTTATAAACTTGCTCTTGTTCCAATGAAGGAGTATCCCTTTTTTCTAGCTCAGGTTACTACTTTTGG GTACTTGGCTATTTATTTATCCATATTGTATGCGAGATATCGTGCTGGTATTGTAACAAAGGAGATGGTGGCCTATCCAAAATCACGGTTTTTGCTCATTGGTTTGCTCGAAGCCCTTGGGGTCGTATGTGGAATGTATGCTGGAG CCGTGCTTCCTGGACCAGCCATACCAATACTTAGTCAG ACTTTCTTGGTGTGGCAGTTGACTCTCTCTGTGTTCATTCTTGGACGAACCTACTCTTTGAATCAAATTGCCGGGTGCTTATTGGTTGCTGCTGGAGTGGTACTAGCCGTAACAAG TGGATCAGATTCCAACCAGATGCTGACAGGAATTGCATTTGTTTGGCCAGTATTGATGGTAGCTTCAAGCGCATTCCAAGCCGCTGCATCTGTTATTAAG GAGTTCGTTTTCATCGATGCTGCTAGCCGACTCAAG GGAAAGGTGCTTGATATCTTTGTTGTCAATTCTTTTGGATCTGGATTCCAG CTATGCAGAGCTCATCCCCGACAGTTTTACAGATCGAGAGAAGAAATGTTCACAAGATTGCAGTACAATATGCAAAAtctctttttaattttgattGGTCCCGAGATGTTTTTCATGGATTTACAAGCCACTCAAACCCTTTATGCccttttattttcagtttttgcTGTTGCGGAAGTGATTGCAGGATCAATAGTAGTTGTTAGAATGACCTTGCATACTGTAGACAATGGATATAGTATTGCTATTTACGTATTTACATTTATGTtacatactccctccgttccattttacttGACCCCTATACTAAGAATAGTTTTTTCAAATTACTTTTCCAATTTTTTGAAATCAAgagaaattttttgtatttttacctttctacccttagtattaaataaCAACATACATTAA
- the LOC107867346 gene encoding protein CLT2, chloroplastic isoform X5 produces the protein MKEYPFFLAQVTTFGYLAIYLSILYARYRAGIVTKEMVAYPKSRFLLIGLLEALGVVCGMYAGAVLPGPAIPILSQTFLVWQLTLSVFILGRTYSLNQIAGCLLVAAGVVLAVTSGSDSNQMLTGIAFVWPVLMVASSAFQAAASVIKEFVFIDAASRLKGKVLDIFVVNSFGSGFQALFVLLFLPFLSNLKGIPFSELPSFLKSGAGCFFNIGNTVSGCDGAPLLPLLYIFTNIAFNISILNLMKISSAVVSSLVVMSSVPLSMYLLSMPLPYLPEGSSLSPFFLLGSAVLLVGLILYNIPRTQTRDTEL, from the exons ATGAAGGAGTATCCCTTTTTTCTAGCTCAGGTTACTACTTTTGG GTACTTGGCTATTTATTTATCCATATTGTATGCGAGATATCGTGCTGGTATTGTAACAAAGGAGATGGTGGCCTATCCAAAATCACGGTTTTTGCTCATTGGTTTGCTCGAAGCCCTTGGGGTCGTATGTGGAATGTATGCTGGAG CCGTGCTTCCTGGACCAGCCATACCAATACTTAGTCAG ACTTTCTTGGTGTGGCAGTTGACTCTCTCTGTGTTCATTCTTGGACGAACCTACTCTTTGAATCAAATTGCCGGGTGCTTATTGGTTGCTGCTGGAGTGGTACTAGCCGTAACAAG TGGATCAGATTCCAACCAGATGCTGACAGGAATTGCATTTGTTTGGCCAGTATTGATGGTAGCTTCAAGCGCATTCCAAGCCGCTGCATCTGTTATTAAG GAGTTCGTTTTCATCGATGCTGCTAGCCGACTCAAG GGAAAGGTGCTTGATATCTTTGTTGTCAATTCTTTTGGATCTGGATTCCAG GCTCTTTTTGTTCTCCTTTTTCTGCCTTTTCTTTCAAACTTGAAGGGCATACCTTTTTCCGAGCTCCCTTCATTTCTTAAGAGCGGTGCTGGTTGTTTCTTCAACATAGGGAACACTGTTTCAG GTTGTGATGGAGCGCCATTGCTACCCCTTCTTTACATATTTACGAATATTGCTTTCAACATATCAATTCTCAATCTTATGAAGATTTCGTCAGCTGTAGTTTCATCCCTTGTTGTGATGTCATCAG TGCCTTTATCGATGTATCTTCTCTCCATGCCACTGCCATATCTCCCGGAAGGGTCAAGTTTGAGCCCTTTTTTCCTTCTCGGCAGTGCTGTCCTTCTCGTTGGTCTTATCCTGTATAACATTCCACGAACTCAGACGCGGGACACAGAATTGTGA
- the LOC107854478 gene encoding transcription initiation factor TFIID subunit 7 — protein sequence MEEQFILRVPPSVAERIDKLLSENSASSEDKLDLSFSEDGKTGTFVIGDERFPASLLNLPCIVESYKTYDDNVLIKSADVGQMIMVREEGDPAPDGVEYRHGLTPPMRDARRRRFRREPDLNPELVRRVEKDLQTIMAGGTAENIEIEVAEQEEGGEASARQLNKKAAQPATKPDVSEPGTAGDDPDRTESEDSDDSI from the exons ATGGAAGAGCAATTTATTCTGAGGGTCCCACCTTCTGTTGCTGAGAGAATTGACAAACTTCTAAGTGAAAATTCTGCTTCTTCTGAAGACAAACTTGACTTGTCTTTTTctg AGGATGGAAAGACCGGCACTTTTGTCATAGGTGACGAGCGCTTTCCTGCATCACTTTTGAATCTTCCTTGCATAGTGGAGTCGTACAAAACTTATGATGACAATGTGCTCATTAAATCAGCAGATGTTGGTCAA ATGATTATGGTGAGAGAAGAAGGTGATCCTGCACCAGATGGGGTAGAATATAGACATGGCCTCACACCTCCAATGAGAGATGCTCGAAGGCGAAGATTTCGGAGAGAACCAGATCTTAAT CCTGAGCTCGTTCGGCGTGTTGAGAAAGACTTGCAGACCATAATGGCTGGTGGAACAGCTGAGAATATTG AAATAGAAGTTGCCGAGCAAGAGGAAGGAGGTGAAGCAAGTGCACGCCAACTGAATAAGAAAGCGGCACAACCTGCAACAAAGCCTGATGTCTCCGAGCCTGGCACAGCCGGTGATGATCCTGATAGAACTGAATCTGAGGATTCTGATGATTCAATATAG
- the LOC107867346 gene encoding uncharacterized protein LOC107867346 isoform X3, with the protein MESHSLSSSLTIRAKSLTQPLPPRRSFNVQANPNKYLSVFPSPIMPVLTYSRRPLQIHRRNASFTRRRNSNSSWKFYARVVGGDSGRISDVTRELIVLNSALTLVLGVANRVLYKLALVPMKEYPFFLAQVTTFGYLAIYLSILYARYRAGIVTKEMVAYPKSRFLLIGLLEALGVVCGMYAGAVLPGPAIPILSQTFLVWQLTLSVFILGRTYSLNQIAGCLLVAAGVVLAVTSGSDSNQMLTGIAFVWPVLMVASSAFQAAASVIKEFVFIDAASRLKGKVLDIFVVNSFGSGFQLCRAHPRQFYRSREEMFTRLQYNMQNLFLILIGPEMFFMDLQATQTLYALLFSVFAVAEVIAGSIVVVRMTLHTVDNGYSIAIYVFTFMLHTPSVPFYLTPILRIVFSNYFSNFLKSREIFCIFTFLPLVLNNNIH; encoded by the exons ATGGAGTCTCACTCTCTATCTTCTTCTCTAACCATTCGCGCCAAATCCCTAACCCAACCTCTTCCTCCTCGTCGCTCCTTCAATGTACAAGCAAACCCTAATAAATACCTCTCCGTATTCCCTTCTCCTATAATGCCTGTTCTCACATATTCACGCCGGCCACTCCAAATCCACCGTAGAAATGCATCGTTTACGCGGCGTCGGAATTCGAATTCGAGCTGGAAATTCTATGCGCGTGTTGTCGGAGGTGACTCTGGAAGAATATCGGATGTGACTAGAGAGTTAATTGTTCTGAATTCTGCTTTGACTTTGGTGCTTGGAGTTGCGAATCGAGTGCTTTACAAACTTGCGCTTGTTCCGATGAAGGAGTATCCGTTTTTTCTAGCTCAGGTTACCACTTTCGG GTACTTGGCTATTTATTTATCCATATTGTATGCGAGATATCGTGCTGGTATTGTAACAAAGGAGATGGTGGCCTATCCAAAATCACGGTTTTTGCTCATTGGTTTGCTCGAAGCCCTTGGGGTCGTATGTGGAATGTATGCTGGAG CCGTGCTTCCTGGACCAGCCATACCAATACTTAGTCAG ACTTTCTTGGTGTGGCAGTTGACTCTCTCTGTGTTCATTCTTGGACGAACCTACTCTTTGAATCAAATTGCCGGGTGCTTATTGGTTGCTGCTGGAGTGGTACTAGCCGTAACAAG TGGATCAGATTCCAACCAGATGCTGACAGGAATTGCATTTGTTTGGCCAGTATTGATGGTAGCTTCAAGCGCATTCCAAGCCGCTGCATCTGTTATTAAG GAGTTCGTTTTCATCGATGCTGCTAGCCGACTCAAG GGAAAGGTGCTTGATATCTTTGTTGTCAATTCTTTTGGATCTGGATTCCAG CTATGCAGAGCTCATCCCCGACAGTTTTACAGATCGAGAGAAGAAATGTTCACAAGATTGCAGTACAATATGCAAAAtctctttttaattttgattGGTCCCGAGATGTTTTTCATGGATTTACAAGCCACTCAAACCCTTTATGCccttttattttcagtttttgcTGTTGCGGAAGTGATTGCAGGATCAATAGTAGTTGTTAGAATGACCTTGCATACTGTAGACAATGGATATAGTATTGCTATTTACGTATTTACATTTATGTtacatactccctccgttccattttacttGACCCCTATACTAAGAATAGTTTTTTCAAATTACTTTTCCAATTTTTTGAAATCAAgagaaattttttgtatttttacctttctacccttagtattaaataaCAACATACATTAA
- the LOC107867346 gene encoding protein CLT2, chloroplastic isoform X2, producing MESHSLSSSLTIRAKSLTQPLPPRRSFNVQANPNKYLSVFPSPIMPVLTYSRRPLQIHRRNASFTRRRNSNSSWKFYARVVGGDSGRISDVTRELIVLNSALTLVLGVANRVLYKLALVPMKEYPFFLAQVTTFGNASFTRRRNLNSSRKFYVRAVGGDSGRISDVTTELIVLNSALTLVLGVANQVLYKLALVPMKEYPFFLAQVTTFGYLAIYLSILYARYRAGIVTKEMVAYPKSRFLLIGLLEALGVVCGMYAGAVLPGPAIPILSQTFLVWQLTLSVFILGRTYSLNQIAGCLLVAAGVVLAVTSGSDSNQMLTGIAFVWPVLMVASSAFQAAASVIKEFVFIDAASRLKGKVLDIFVVNSFGSGFQALFVLLFLPFLSNLKGIPFSELPSFLKSGAGCFFNIGNTVSGCDGAPLLPLLYIFTNIAFNISILNLMKISSAVVSSLVVMSSVPLSMYLLSMPLPYLPEGSSLSPFFLLGSAVLLVGLILYNIPRTQTRDTEL from the exons ATGGAGTCTCACTCTCTATCTTCTTCTCTAACCATTCGCGCCAAATCCCTAACCCAACCTCTTCCTCCTCGTCGCTCCTTCAATGTACAAGCAAACCCTAATAAATACCTCTCCGTATTCCCTTCTCCTATAATGCCTGTTCTCACATATTCACGCCGGCCACTCCAAATCCACCGTAGAAATGCATCGTTTACGCGGCGTCGGAATTCGAATTCGAGCTGGAAATTCTATGCGCGTGTTGTCGGAGGTGACTCTGGAAGAATATCGGATGTGACTAGAGAGTTAATTGTTCTGAATTCTGCTTTGACTTTGGTGCTTGGAGTTGCGAATCGAGTGCTTTACAAACTTGCGCTTGTTCCGATGAAGGAGTATCCGTTTTTTCTAGCTCAGGTTACCACTTTCGG AAATGCCTCGTTTACTCGGCGTCGGAATTTGAATTCGAGCCGGAAATTCTATGTGCGTGCTGTCGGAGGTGATTCTGGAAGAATATCAGATGTGACTACAGAGTTAATTGTTCTGAATTCTGCTTTGACTTTGGTACTTGGTGTTGCAAATCAAGTGCTTTATAAACTTGCTCTTGTTCCAATGAAGGAGTATCCCTTTTTTCTAGCTCAGGTTACTACTTTTGG GTACTTGGCTATTTATTTATCCATATTGTATGCGAGATATCGTGCTGGTATTGTAACAAAGGAGATGGTGGCCTATCCAAAATCACGGTTTTTGCTCATTGGTTTGCTCGAAGCCCTTGGGGTCGTATGTGGAATGTATGCTGGAG CCGTGCTTCCTGGACCAGCCATACCAATACTTAGTCAG ACTTTCTTGGTGTGGCAGTTGACTCTCTCTGTGTTCATTCTTGGACGAACCTACTCTTTGAATCAAATTGCCGGGTGCTTATTGGTTGCTGCTGGAGTGGTACTAGCCGTAACAAG TGGATCAGATTCCAACCAGATGCTGACAGGAATTGCATTTGTTTGGCCAGTATTGATGGTAGCTTCAAGCGCATTCCAAGCCGCTGCATCTGTTATTAAG GAGTTCGTTTTCATCGATGCTGCTAGCCGACTCAAG GGAAAGGTGCTTGATATCTTTGTTGTCAATTCTTTTGGATCTGGATTCCAG GCTCTTTTTGTTCTCCTTTTTCTGCCTTTTCTTTCAAACTTGAAGGGCATACCTTTTTCCGAGCTCCCTTCATTTCTTAAGAGCGGTGCTGGTTGTTTCTTCAACATAGGGAACACTGTTTCAG GTTGTGATGGAGCGCCATTGCTACCCCTTCTTTACATATTTACGAATATTGCTTTCAACATATCAATTCTCAATCTTATGAAGATTTCGTCAGCTGTAGTTTCATCCCTTGTTGTGATGTCATCAG TGCCTTTATCGATGTATCTTCTCTCCATGCCACTGCCATATCTCCCGGAAGGGTCAAGTTTGAGCCCTTTTTTCCTTCTCGGCAGTGCTGTCCTTCTCGTTGGTCTTATCCTGTATAACATTCCACGAACTCAGACGCGGGACACAGAATTGTGA
- the LOC107867348 gene encoding neuroguidin produces the protein MGSSETISRQAPQLVNVLKEMKAGLDTVNCKLQALTAKVKADHFPTADGISYLETKHLLLLNYCQALVYYLLRKAKGLSIEGHPVVRSLVEIRLFLEKIRPIDKKLQYQIQKLTRDSDTASEKSVISEKGTDTQKEDLLKYRPNPDMLKPTASAEDGANVYRPPKLVPAFMDKDKMSKQERNEARREKERWRSANQSPYMVELLNDLEGRPEEVRESVGTESRELTRYMAQMEERADKEEGLFTRAPLTKAEKKKMKHLKKSRNGLLGLTDSFYDEIKSLPLGEPVSEQPEKFESGFAGIKQQKKRKRRN, from the exons ATGGGATCATCCGAAACAATAAGCAG GCAAGCTCCGCAACTAGTTAATGTATTAAAGGAGATGAAAGCTGGATTGGATACAGTTAATTGTAAACTACAAGCTTTAACTGCAAAG GTGAAAGCGGATCACTTTCCAACAGCAGATGGAATAAGTTATCTTGAAACGAAGCATCTGCTACTTCTGAATTATTGTCAGGCACTTGTCTATTATTTGCTCCGCAAGGCAAAAGGACTCTCAATTGAAGGGCATCCAGTTGTTCGGAGTCTGGTAGAGATAAGATTGTTTCTGGAGAAG ATTCGCCCCATTGACAAAAAACTACAGTATCAAATCCAGAAGCTCACAAGAGATAGTGACACAGCTTCTGAGAAGTCAGTTATAAGTGAGAAGGGAACAGATACTCAGAAGGAGGATCTATTGAAGTATCGTCCAAATCCTGATATGCTTAAACCAACTGCCTCTGCAGAG GATGGTGCTAACGTATATCGCCCCCCCAAACTTGTACCTGCTTTTATGGACAAGGATAAGATGTCGAAGCAGGAGAGAAATGAGGCTAGGAGGGAGAAGGAGAGATGGCGAAGTGCTAATCAAAGCCCGTATATGGTAGAGTTGTTGAACGATCTTGAAGGAAGACCCGAAGAG GTAAGAGAATCTGTTGGAACTGAAAGTAGAGAACTCACTAGGTACATGGCTCAAATGGAAGAACGTGCTGACAAAGAAGAGGGGTTATTTACTCGTGCCCCACTTACAAAAGcggagaaaaagaaaatgaaacatcTGAAGAAGTCAAGAAATGG GTTGCTTGGACTGACAGATAGTTTTTATGATGAGATAAAAAGTTTGCCTTTAGGGGAACCTGTTTCTGAACAACCAGAAAAATTTGAGAGCGGCTTTGCTGGAATCAAGCAACAGAAGAAGCGTAAG AGAAGGAATTGA